CGGTTCGAGTGGACTATCGGTAAGCTAGGTTTCCGCGACAATGTGGGTATCGGTTTCCTCCACGCCGTCGATCGCGTGAATGCGCGTGATGACGACGTCGGACAGTGACCGTTCATCCGCCACATTGATAAACACGAAAATATCCGGTTGCCCGAAACAGGCGTGAATTTGTTCGACGCCGGCAATACCCTTGAGTGCTCCGAGCACCGACTTTCCCTTGCCCGCCTTGACCTTAATCAGAATGTACGCTTTGGTTGCCATGTTGCCTCCTTGGGATA
This is a stretch of genomic DNA from Nitrospira sp.. It encodes these proteins:
- a CDS encoding Lrp/AsnC ligand binding domain-containing protein, with product MATKAYILIKVKAGKGKSVLGALKGIAGVEQIHACFGQPDIFVFINVADERSLSDVVITRIHAIDGVEETDTHIVAET